The Flavobacterium jumunjinense genome includes a region encoding these proteins:
- a CDS encoding efflux RND transporter periplasmic adaptor subunit: MKQIYLIIASSLLLISCGGDKKNSTASVIEKGTLEQLRAKRTELVNQSDALMKELAQIDEAIGIKDTSEKLTLITTIAAKDTIFNHYVELQANVKTKENILLNAEFGGILQQVYVKEGQKVSKGQILARIDDGGLSSQLAQIETQAALAKTTFERQQNLWNQKIGSEIQFLQTKTNYQAQLKAVAQMKSQVSKTIIRAPFSGTIDGIENERGSVVGPGTPVMRIVNLGNMYLEAEVPEKNISTIKKGSDVIVDFPILGETLNTKVTQANNYINPANRSFNIQIAVPNKNGNIKPNLSSKIQIKDYTNPKAITVPTSIISENADGEQFLYIAKNPDKEGKAIAKRVIVKVGLSQGEFVEIVEGIKDGDLIIKEGARSVKDGQKVSIIK, translated from the coding sequence ATGAAACAAATATATTTAATCATAGCATCCTCACTTTTATTAATTTCGTGTGGTGGTGACAAAAAAAACTCAACAGCTTCTGTTATCGAAAAAGGAACATTAGAGCAGTTAAGAGCAAAAAGAACTGAATTAGTAAATCAATCTGATGCGTTAATGAAAGAATTAGCACAAATTGATGAAGCTATCGGTATTAAAGACACTAGTGAAAAACTTACTTTAATTACAACAATTGCTGCAAAAGACACAATTTTCAACCATTATGTAGAATTACAAGCAAATGTTAAAACCAAAGAAAACATTTTATTAAATGCTGAGTTTGGTGGTATTTTACAACAAGTTTATGTAAAAGAAGGTCAAAAAGTATCTAAAGGACAAATTTTAGCAAGAATTGATGATGGCGGATTAAGTTCTCAATTAGCACAAATAGAAACACAAGCAGCTTTAGCAAAAACTACTTTTGAAAGACAGCAAAACCTTTGGAATCAAAAAATCGGTTCAGAAATTCAATTCTTACAAACTAAAACAAACTATCAAGCACAATTAAAAGCAGTTGCTCAAATGAAATCTCAAGTTTCAAAAACAATAATAAGAGCTCCTTTTAGTGGTACAATTGATGGTATTGAGAACGAAAGAGGAAGCGTTGTTGGGCCTGGAACACCAGTTATGAGAATTGTAAACCTTGGAAATATGTATTTAGAGGCTGAAGTTCCTGAAAAAAACATTAGTACTATTAAGAAAGGGTCAGATGTAATTGTAGATTTTCCAATTCTTGGAGAAACTTTAAATACTAAAGTGACACAAGCAAACAACTATATAAATCCAGCAAATCGCTCGTTTAACATACAAATTGCAGTTCCAAATAAAAACGGAAACATTAAACCAAATTTATCTTCAAAGATTCAAATTAAAGATTACACAAACCCAAAAGCAATTACGGTTCCTACTAGTATTATTTCAGAAAATGCAGACGGTGAACAATTTTTATACATAGCAAAAAATCCTGATAAAGAGGGAAAAGCTATTGCAAAAAGAGTTATTGTAAAAGTTGGTTTATCACAAGGAGAATTCGTAGAAATTGTAGAAGGAATTAAAGATGGTGATTTAATCATCAAAGAAGGTGCTCGTAGCGTTAAAGACGGTCAAAAAGTATCTATAATAAAATAA
- a CDS encoding TolC family protein, with protein sequence MKHRFIIIFLFFASLINAQEEKTSYSFSLDEAIEHAKKNNYTAINASKDIEAAKQKKWETTASGLPQINANLTYLNNLNFTEQGVTGNAFNPGGDPNDVSTITFGTKHSMDAKATLSQLIFDGSYIVGLQSAKVYLQISENAKIKTDLEVTEMVTNAYGNVLLARENISILENNKTSLEKTLFETQETFKNGLIEEENVEQLQITLSQITSSLSNATKRSEIALNFLKIALGIDINNDLELKENLDELTTKNVVLTSMSEDFEVKNSIDYRMGENNEKSKQLLLKLERYRGLPTIGAQLNYGYNSFANQFDFFNQDQRWYNNSNFGVSINMPIFSSFRDHSRKQQAKIALEQAKNELKDTEQRLKLQYQQAQSDYDYSIEQYATSKSNLKLAERIEKKQQVKFKEGLSSSFEFTEAQRQLYSSQQGLLQSMIDVINKKTALDKITTKQ encoded by the coding sequence ATGAAACATAGATTTATTATTATCTTTTTGTTTTTTGCTAGTTTAATCAATGCTCAAGAAGAAAAAACAAGTTACTCCTTCTCTCTTGACGAAGCAATTGAACATGCTAAAAAAAACAATTACACAGCGATAAACGCTAGTAAAGATATAGAAGCTGCAAAGCAAAAAAAATGGGAAACAACAGCAAGTGGTCTTCCTCAAATTAATGCTAATCTTACCTATTTAAACAACTTGAACTTTACAGAACAAGGAGTTACAGGTAATGCCTTTAATCCTGGTGGAGATCCTAATGATGTATCGACTATAACATTTGGAACAAAACACAGTATGGATGCAAAAGCAACATTAAGTCAATTAATTTTCGATGGCTCTTATATTGTTGGTTTACAATCTGCAAAAGTGTATTTGCAAATTTCTGAAAATGCAAAAATCAAAACCGATTTAGAAGTTACCGAAATGGTGACTAATGCCTACGGAAATGTTCTTCTTGCAAGAGAGAATATATCCATATTAGAAAACAACAAAACATCATTAGAAAAAACTCTTTTTGAAACTCAAGAAACATTCAAAAATGGTTTAATTGAAGAAGAGAATGTTGAACAATTGCAAATTACTTTATCGCAAATTACTAGCTCTCTATCTAATGCAACTAAAAGAAGTGAAATTGCTTTAAATTTTCTAAAAATTGCTCTAGGTATAGACATAAATAATGATTTAGAGTTGAAAGAGAATCTAGATGAACTTACTACTAAAAATGTAGTTTTAACATCTATGTCTGAAGATTTTGAAGTAAAAAACTCAATCGATTATAGAATGGGTGAAAACAACGAAAAATCGAAACAATTACTATTAAAATTGGAACGTTATAGAGGTTTACCAACAATTGGTGCGCAATTAAATTACGGTTATAATTCGTTTGCGAATCAATTTGATTTCTTTAACCAAGATCAAAGATGGTACAATAACTCTAATTTTGGAGTTAGCATCAACATGCCAATTTTTAGTAGTTTTAGAGATCATTCTAGAAAACAACAAGCTAAAATTGCACTAGAACAAGCAAAGAATGAATTAAAAGATACAGAACAACGTTTAAAACTTCAATACCAACAAGCACAAAGCGATTACGACTACAGTATCGAACAATATGCTACTTCTAAATCGAATTTAAAATTAGCAGAAAGAATCGAGAAAAAACAACAAGTAAAATTCAAAGAAGGTTTATCAAGTAGTTTTGAATTTACAGAAGCACAAAGACAATTGTATAGTTCTCAACAAGGTTTATTACAATCAATGATAGACGTAATTAATAAAAAAACAGCTTTAGACAAAATAACAACAAAACAATAA
- a CDS encoding TetR/AcrR family transcriptional regulator, which translates to MKEKIIIKATEMFFKLGFKSVTMDDISAKLGISKKTLYKYFSNKEELIEAGCDYIHVIIHKKFEDIIQLGKNAIEENFIVREMFDEMFKTDGDAPLYQLKKHYPFIYDKIRERESHQCKSFFHQNLEKGIKQGLYCKEINIEQTVLFYYLLIFGINEHYESEKEVNKNELGALKYHTKSIATAEGLKELEYQLSKLN; encoded by the coding sequence TTGAAAGAGAAAATAATTATAAAAGCAACCGAAATGTTCTTTAAGTTGGGGTTTAAAAGTGTTACAATGGATGACATTTCGGCTAAGCTCGGAATATCTAAAAAGACACTCTACAAATACTTTTCAAACAAAGAAGAATTAATAGAAGCAGGATGCGATTATATTCATGTTATTATTCATAAAAAATTTGAAGATATTATTCAATTAGGAAAGAATGCTATCGAAGAAAATTTCATCGTTAGAGAAATGTTTGACGAAATGTTTAAAACCGATGGAGATGCTCCATTGTATCAGTTAAAAAAACATTATCCATTTATCTATGATAAAATTAGAGAAAGAGAATCACACCAATGCAAGAGTTTCTTTCATCAAAATTTAGAAAAAGGAATTAAGCAAGGCTTATACTGTAAAGAAATTAATATTGAACAAACCGTATTGTTTTATTACTTACTAATTTTTGGAATAAACGAACATTATGAATCTGAAAAGGAAGTAAATAAAAACGAATTAGGTGCGTTAAAATACCATACAAAATCTATTGCAACTGCAGAAGGTTTAAAAGAATTAGAATACCAATTATCTAAATTAAATTAA
- a CDS encoding cupin domain-containing protein has translation MSSEKWNTLLNNTNRLTTPAMQKEILSAEECELFLDLIAKSTQQFAKEKKPYNGLKVFTKGVQDVSQNEPFIENPPQDNESLKEWSTRSFKGEPFGFIMNFLENYNNTIVEEMAKKVAPLIAELGYPFAGLSMLYFMGDYGYTPFGVHRGSAGEDGVLFHLGPATKTFYIWETDEYNRLTNHATSYKNVEEILHAATAYILEPGDAISFPDDMYHVANTEEFSVSLVLDYRRASQGKVKELIINELLQVNPDNDTLLNHIPPSELLQTLNFQNESEQAVKRLMSRLKSNGGFMKPSILSYSNLDLQGTYQLKKPFSLELLPLKKQQSTVFARGHEIIIENNKELLDFINLINTGAPINLATLNIGLQPETLGFDLFQFLMKVDETEILRKL, from the coding sequence ATGAGCTCCGAAAAATGGAATACATTATTAAACAACACAAATAGACTTACTACTCCTGCAATGCAAAAAGAAATTCTTAGCGCAGAAGAATGTGAGTTGTTTTTAGATTTAATTGCAAAAAGTACGCAGCAATTTGCCAAAGAAAAAAAACCTTACAATGGCTTAAAAGTTTTCACAAAAGGTGTACAAGATGTTTCTCAGAACGAACCCTTTATAGAAAACCCTCCTCAAGATAATGAATCGCTAAAAGAATGGTCTACACGTTCATTTAAAGGAGAACCATTTGGTTTTATTATGAACTTTCTTGAAAATTACAACAACACTATTGTTGAAGAAATGGCAAAGAAAGTAGCACCTCTTATTGCTGAACTTGGCTATCCTTTTGCAGGCCTATCAATGCTGTATTTTATGGGCGATTATGGTTATACTCCGTTTGGAGTTCATAGAGGAAGTGCTGGTGAAGATGGTGTTTTATTTCACCTAGGGCCAGCTACTAAAACTTTTTATATATGGGAAACAGATGAGTATAATCGATTAACCAATCATGCTACTTCCTATAAGAATGTTGAAGAAATTTTACATGCTGCAACTGCCTACATTCTAGAGCCTGGAGATGCCATTTCTTTTCCCGATGACATGTATCATGTAGCAAATACTGAGGAGTTTTCTGTTAGTTTAGTACTCGATTACAGGAGAGCATCTCAAGGAAAAGTAAAAGAACTAATAATCAACGAACTATTACAAGTAAATCCAGACAACGATACTTTACTGAATCATATTCCTCCTTCTGAATTATTACAAACCTTAAATTTTCAAAACGAAAGTGAACAAGCTGTTAAAAGATTAATGTCGCGTCTTAAGAGTAATGGAGGCTTCATGAAACCTTCTATTTTAAGCTATTCAAATCTAGATTTGCAAGGAACATATCAGTTAAAAAAGCCTTTTTCTCTTGAATTACTTCCTTTAAAAAAGCAGCAATCAACTGTATTCGCAAGAGGACATGAGATAATTATTGAAAACAACAAAGAACTTTTAGATTTTATTAATCTTATAAACACTGGTGCTCCTATAAACCTAGCAACCTTAAATATTGGACTACAACCAGAAACTCTTGGATTTGATCTATTTCAATTTTTAATGAAAGTAGATGAAACGGAAATACTTAGAAAGCTTTAA
- a CDS encoding DUF3108 domain-containing protein, translated as MKKILLILLIAFGSSAPVFSQEPPLSPSNNPANSKLLKPETSEMNWFMIKDSVKVQIGKLQTQIEKKKNQIFIITTVEMKQSSTKWIDSTIVETQNFKPIYHSSYNQQRDMVLKFGKKITGYYLDKQTKNKTLISEEVHKSFFDSNFYPQLIRLLPLEDNYSTTISIFDYNPTAKIDVITATIRNTKEVTIDFNGQKKSVWKVETTDDISNNSTLNTYYIEVSTRKVLKQEIDFGGRKILMELTE; from the coding sequence ATGAAAAAAATACTACTTATTTTACTAATCGCTTTTGGGTCTTCTGCACCTGTTTTTAGTCAAGAACCACCACTTAGTCCTTCGAATAATCCAGCTAACTCGAAACTTCTGAAACCAGAAACCTCAGAAATGAATTGGTTTATGATAAAAGATTCTGTAAAAGTTCAAATTGGAAAACTACAAACTCAAATTGAGAAAAAGAAAAATCAGATATTCATTATTACAACAGTAGAAATGAAACAATCTTCTACAAAATGGATTGATAGCACTATTGTTGAAACGCAAAATTTTAAACCTATTTACCATTCATCATATAATCAACAAAGAGATATGGTATTAAAATTTGGAAAAAAAATTACGGGTTATTATTTAGATAAACAAACAAAAAATAAGACCCTAATCTCTGAAGAAGTTCACAAATCTTTTTTTGATAGTAATTTTTACCCTCAATTAATACGATTACTACCTTTAGAGGATAATTATTCCACTACTATTTCAATTTTTGATTATAATCCTACTGCTAAAATTGACGTTATTACTGCAACTATTAGAAATACGAAAGAAGTAACTATTGATTTTAATGGGCAAAAAAAATCCGTTTGGAAAGTTGAAACTACTGATGATATCTCAAATAATTCTACTCTAAACACTTATTATATTGAAGTTTCTACAAGAAAAGTACTTAAACAAGAAATTGATTTTGGTGGTAGAAAAATATTAATGGAACTAACGGAATAA
- a CDS encoding M50 family metallopeptidase → MNITNGKFQILYLAIMIIIAALFWNTFFIYPIKLFVVMLHEMSHGLMAVLFGGTILQIQIDPQIGGYCQYTMESSFWGSFMTASAGYLGSLFWGTLILVLAVKSKKDKNISLVIGLVLLWLSYFVLKSGELFGTIMTAGLGVFMLIAFKYFSPVFHDSWLKFLGITSCFYVILDIKDDLIDRTNIGSDADQIAELTGFSSQLIGVTWILIAVFTLFVALRYIYRHPGERFN, encoded by the coding sequence ATGAATATAACAAACGGTAAATTCCAAATTTTATATTTAGCTATTATGATAATTATAGCTGCCCTTTTTTGGAATACTTTTTTCATTTATCCTATTAAATTGTTTGTGGTCATGCTACATGAAATGAGTCACGGCTTAATGGCGGTACTATTTGGCGGTACAATACTACAAATACAGATTGACCCACAAATAGGTGGCTATTGTCAATACACAATGGAATCCAGTTTTTGGGGTAGCTTTATGACAGCTAGCGCTGGCTATTTAGGAAGTTTATTCTGGGGAACGTTGATTTTGGTTTTAGCTGTTAAATCAAAAAAAGATAAAAATATTTCATTAGTAATTGGACTTGTATTGTTATGGCTTTCCTATTTTGTTTTGAAATCTGGTGAATTGTTTGGAACAATTATGACTGCTGGATTAGGAGTTTTTATGTTGATTGCTTTTAAATATTTTAGTCCAGTATTTCATGACTCATGGTTAAAATTCTTAGGTATAACTTCTTGTTTTTATGTTATATTAGATATTAAAGATGATTTAATTGATAGAACTAATATTGGTAGTGATGCAGATCAAATTGCAGAACTTACTGGTTTTTCTAGCCAACTAATAGGTGTAACTTGGATCTTAATTGCAGTATTTACTTTGTTTGTTGCACTTAGATATATTTACAGACATCCAGGTGAACGGTTTAATTAG
- a CDS encoding GNAT family N-acetyltransferase, whose product METITPKIKQITSNETIAIRHKVMWPNMSLEYVKLPNDESARHFGLFVNGEIISIISLFKEKNEIQFRKFATLIEFQGLGYGTILLKNIIDLIKKEGITKLWCNARIEKSKFYEKFNLKLASEKFKKDGIDYVVMEQQFNN is encoded by the coding sequence ATGGAAACTATAACTCCTAAAATCAAACAAATCACTTCTAACGAAACCATAGCAATTCGGCACAAAGTAATGTGGCCCAATATGTCTTTAGAGTATGTTAAATTACCAAATGATGAAAGCGCAAGGCATTTTGGTTTATTTGTAAATGGAGAAATAATATCCATAATATCCTTGTTTAAAGAGAAAAATGAAATTCAATTTAGAAAGTTTGCGACATTAATTGAATTTCAAGGATTAGGATATGGAACAATTCTATTAAAAAACATAATCGATTTAATAAAAAAAGAAGGCATTACAAAACTTTGGTGTAATGCTCGAATTGAAAAATCGAAATTCTATGAAAAATTTAACTTAAAGCTTGCATCTGAAAAATTCAAAAAAGATGGAATCGACTATGTCGTTATGGAACAACAGTTTAACAATTAG
- a CDS encoding polyprenyl synthetase family protein, which produces MHAISQYQEIIKTHFEELQTVKEPKNLYEPIQYILSLGGKRMRPVLTLMTSEIFDVSYEKALHAATAIEVFHNFSLIHDDIMDDAPLRRGNQTVHEKWDLNTGILSGDAMLILAYQFFENYQPHIFQELAKLFSKTALEVCEGQQYDVDFETRDDVTIPEYLKMIEYKTAVLVGAAMKMGAIVAETSEENANLIYDFGLNLGIAFQLQDDYLDAFGDPKTFGKQVGGDIIENKKTYLYLKALEFSNKDEEEQLQHLFSIQPNDNTDKIASVKTIFNSSGASKATQDAIKEYTMKAFETLKIMSISEDKKLILRMFGEKLMNRSV; this is translated from the coding sequence ATGCATGCAATAAGTCAATATCAAGAAATAATTAAAACTCATTTTGAAGAGTTACAAACAGTAAAAGAACCCAAAAATCTATACGAACCTATTCAGTACATTCTCTCACTAGGAGGAAAACGAATGCGTCCTGTATTAACATTAATGACAAGTGAAATTTTCGATGTTTCCTATGAAAAAGCGCTTCATGCAGCTACAGCGATTGAGGTTTTTCATAATTTCTCATTAATTCACGATGATATTATGGACGATGCTCCACTGCGAAGAGGAAATCAAACGGTTCATGAAAAATGGGATTTAAATACAGGAATTCTTTCAGGTGATGCAATGCTTATTTTGGCGTATCAATTTTTTGAAAACTACCAACCACATATATTTCAAGAACTAGCGAAGCTCTTTAGTAAGACAGCGTTAGAAGTTTGTGAAGGGCAGCAGTACGATGTTGATTTCGAAACACGAGACGACGTTACGATTCCTGAGTATCTAAAAATGATAGAATATAAAACAGCTGTATTGGTTGGAGCAGCAATGAAAATGGGAGCAATAGTAGCCGAAACTTCCGAAGAAAATGCAAATTTAATTTATGATTTTGGTTTAAATTTAGGAATTGCGTTTCAATTGCAAGACGATTATTTAGATGCTTTCGGTGACCCAAAGACATTTGGGAAGCAAGTAGGAGGAGATATTATTGAAAATAAAAAAACCTATCTCTATTTGAAAGCTTTAGAGTTTAGTAATAAAGACGAAGAAGAACAATTACAACATTTGTTTTCGATACAACCCAATGATAATACAGATAAAATAGCATCGGTAAAAACAATTTTTAATTCCTCTGGAGCATCAAAGGCAACGCAAGACGCAATAAAGGAATACACAATGAAAGCTTTTGAAACATTAAAAATAATGAGTATTTCAGAAGATAAAAAATTGATATTAAGAATGTTTGGAGAAAAATTGATGAATAGAAGTGTGTAA
- a CDS encoding 2-oxoglutarate dehydrogenase E1 component, giving the protein MDRFSFLNAAHTAFFADLYDQYLQNPDTVEPSWRSFFQGFDFASEFASPTDQLSAMANGGATVGDNSEKLQKEFSVLKLIEGYRTRGHLFTKTNPVRERRTYSPTLALENFGLSQSDLATVFDAAKIVNMQPSSLADIIKHLESVYCSAIGIEYMYIRNPKVQEWIKNRLDINDNQPQFSADKKKNILKKLNEAVSFETFLHTKYVGQKRFSLEGCESAIPALDALIEGAAERGVEQFVMGMAHRGRLNVLANIFGKNTQNIFSEFDGKDYDDDMYFDGDVKYHLGLTSDRTTSSGKKINLNLAPNPSHLETVGAVIEGITRAKQDKSYPNDFSKVLPIAVHGDAAIAGQGIVYEIIQMAKLDGYKTGGTIHLVINNQVGFTTNYLDARSSTYCTDIAKVTLSPVLHVNADDAEAVVHAMMFALDYRMEFGSDVFIDLLGYRKYGHNEGDEPKFTQPILYKAIAKHKNARDIYAEKLKEAGVIDAGYVKELEEKYKSELDENLEESRKKDLTVITPFMQNEWTGFQQVSDDVMLKKVDTTFDKDKLTEIAKTITELPSDKKFISKISKIINARKDMYFKNNELYWEMGELLAYGTLMTEGYDIRISGQDVERGTFSHRHAVVKVESSEEELVLLNDIKDKKGNFSIYNSHLSEYGVVGFEYGYALASPKTLTIWEAQFGDFSNGAQIMIDQYISAGEDKWNNQNGLVMLLPHGYENQGAEHSSARMERYLQMCAKHNMYIADCTTPANFFHLLRRQMKTNFRKPLIVFTPKLLLRLEDAVSTVEDLANGQFQEVIDDPKVTDKKAIKTLVFCTGKVYYDIIKKREELERNDVAVVRLEQLFPLAIEQIKAIIESYPNVNDYVWAQEEPKNMGAYSFMLMNFDLVKLRLASPKAYSAPAAGSYERSKKRQKNAIAMIFDKTLFQ; this is encoded by the coding sequence ATGGATAGGTTTTCCTTTTTAAATGCTGCACACACTGCTTTTTTTGCAGATTTATACGATCAATATTTACAAAACCCTGATACGGTAGAACCAAGTTGGAGAAGTTTTTTCCAAGGTTTTGACTTTGCAAGCGAATTCGCAAGCCCTACAGATCAATTATCTGCTATGGCAAACGGAGGAGCAACTGTTGGAGACAATTCTGAAAAACTTCAAAAAGAATTTAGCGTTCTAAAGTTAATTGAAGGATATAGAACTCGCGGACATTTGTTTACAAAAACAAATCCAGTTAGAGAGCGAAGAACATATTCTCCAACATTAGCATTAGAAAATTTCGGATTGTCACAGTCTGATTTAGCTACCGTGTTCGATGCTGCAAAGATTGTGAATATGCAACCAAGCTCTTTAGCAGACATCATTAAGCACTTAGAAAGTGTTTACTGTTCGGCAATAGGTATAGAATATATGTATATTCGTAATCCAAAAGTTCAAGAGTGGATTAAAAACAGGCTAGATATTAATGATAATCAACCTCAATTTTCTGCAGACAAAAAGAAAAACATTCTTAAAAAGTTGAACGAAGCTGTTTCTTTTGAAACATTCCTACATACAAAATATGTAGGGCAAAAACGTTTCTCATTAGAAGGATGCGAATCTGCAATTCCCGCTTTAGATGCATTGATTGAAGGTGCTGCTGAAAGAGGAGTAGAGCAATTTGTTATGGGAATGGCCCATAGAGGAAGATTAAATGTGTTAGCAAACATATTTGGTAAGAATACTCAAAATATATTCTCAGAGTTTGATGGAAAAGATTATGATGATGATATGTATTTTGATGGTGATGTTAAATATCACTTAGGATTAACATCAGATAGAACAACAAGTTCAGGAAAAAAAATAAACCTAAATTTAGCACCAAATCCATCACACTTAGAAACAGTTGGAGCTGTAATTGAAGGTATTACAAGAGCAAAACAAGATAAAAGTTATCCAAACGATTTCTCTAAAGTATTGCCAATCGCTGTTCATGGAGATGCAGCAATTGCAGGACAAGGTATTGTATATGAGATTATACAAATGGCTAAGTTGGACGGATATAAAACAGGAGGTACAATACATTTAGTAATTAACAATCAAGTTGGTTTTACAACAAATTACCTAGATGCTCGTTCTTCTACCTATTGTACAGATATTGCAAAAGTAACATTGTCACCAGTACTACATGTTAATGCAGACGATGCAGAAGCAGTAGTTCATGCTATGATGTTTGCCTTAGATTATAGAATGGAATTTGGAAGTGACGTTTTTATTGACCTATTAGGATATAGAAAATATGGACATAATGAAGGTGATGAACCTAAATTTACACAACCAATTTTATACAAAGCAATTGCGAAACATAAAAATGCAAGAGATATCTATGCTGAAAAATTAAAAGAGGCAGGAGTTATTGATGCAGGTTACGTAAAAGAATTAGAAGAAAAATACAAATCAGAATTAGATGAAAACTTAGAAGAGTCTCGTAAAAAAGACTTGACAGTAATTACTCCATTTATGCAAAATGAATGGACTGGTTTTCAACAAGTTTCTGATGATGTAATGTTGAAAAAAGTAGATACTACTTTCGATAAAGATAAATTAACAGAAATTGCTAAAACGATAACGGAATTACCTTCGGATAAAAAATTTATTAGCAAAATTTCTAAAATTATCAATGCTAGGAAAGACATGTATTTCAAAAACAATGAGTTGTATTGGGAGATGGGTGAGCTTTTAGCATATGGAACATTAATGACAGAAGGATATGATATTCGTATCTCTGGACAAGATGTAGAGCGTGGTACATTCTCTCATCGTCATGCGGTTGTTAAAGTTGAATCTTCAGAAGAAGAACTAGTATTGCTAAACGATATTAAAGATAAAAAAGGTAATTTTAGTATTTACAATTCTCATCTATCAGAATATGGAGTTGTAGGTTTCGAATATGGTTATGCCTTGGCATCTCCAAAAACATTAACAATTTGGGAAGCACAATTTGGAGATTTTTCAAATGGAGCTCAAATTATGATTGATCAGTATATTTCTGCTGGTGAAGACAAATGGAATAACCAAAACGGATTAGTAATGTTATTGCCTCATGGTTATGAAAACCAAGGAGCAGAGCATTCATCAGCTCGTATGGAACGTTATTTACAAATGTGTGCTAAGCACAATATGTATATTGCAGACTGTACTACACCGGCGAATTTCTTTCACTTGTTGAGAAGACAAATGAAGACAAACTTCAGAAAGCCTTTAATAGTATTTACACCTAAATTGTTATTGCGTCTTGAAGATGCAGTTTCTACTGTTGAGGATTTAGCAAATGGTCAGTTCCAAGAAGTGATAGACGATCCAAAAGTAACAGATAAAAAAGCAATTAAAACGTTAGTTTTCTGTACAGGAAAGGTATATTATGATATTATTAAGAAACGCGAAGAACTAGAAAGAAACGATGTTGCTGTAGTTCGTTTAGAACAATTGTTTCCTTTAGCAATAGAACAGATAAAAGCTATTATTGAAAGCTATCCAAATGTTAATGATTATGTTTGGGCACAAGAAGAGCCTAAAAACATGGGAGCTTATAGCTTTATGTTGATGAATTTCGATCTTGTTAAATTAAGATTAGCATCTCCAAAAGCTTATAGTGCACCAGCAGCAGGAAGTTATGAACGTTCTAAAAAACGTCAAAAAAATGCTATTGCAATGATATTTGATAAAACATTATTCCAATAA